A genomic window from Methylorubrum extorquens includes:
- a CDS encoding type II toxin-antitoxin system RelE/ParE family toxin, protein MDVLGQAACLSDVPTEPPDRRHQLGGNRDGQLSVTIKDNWRIVFVPDHDPLPCLPDGGLDTGQVTAVEIIEIVDYHGN, encoded by the coding sequence TTGGACGTTTTGGGGCAGGCAGCCTGCCTCTCGGACGTCCCGACGGAGCCACCCGACCGCCGGCATCAACTCGGCGGTAACCGGGACGGCCAACTCTCGGTCACGATCAAGGACAACTGGCGTATCGTCTTCGTGCCCGACCACGACCCGTTGCCCTGCCTGCCTGACGGCGGCCTCGACACGGGTCAGGTCACGGCGGTCGAGATCATCGAAATCGTCGACTACCATGGCAACTGA
- a CDS encoding efflux RND transporter permease subunit, whose translation MFTFLVSRSLGNRTLVLAIAAVLVLYGAFTVTKLPVDVFPDLNRPTVTVMTEAEGLAPQEVEQLVSFPIETQMNGLPGVSRVRSVSGVGLSVIYVEFDWGTDIYRNRQQVGERLAMVRPQLPANVSPMMGPISSIMGQIVMVAVTGDTVSAMELREIADFTIRPRLLSIPGVAQVIPMGGEVRQFRIAPQPTAMRALGVTYEQVEKALQQFGTNTGGGFTDQYAREYLIRNVARTMNLDDLRNMVVATVDKRPVYLRQVADVSFGAKTKRGDSGYMGAPAVVVSVEKQPGVDTVRLTETIEAALKEIGTSLPKGVQADRLIFRQANFIETSIHNVEKVLLEAVAVVAVVLFAFLLNVRTTVISLTAIPVSILTTAVIFHFLGLSINTMTLGGLAIAIGELVDDAVVDVENIFRRLRENRAVGNPRSVFDVVVSASQEVRSGIVYATMVIVLVFVPLFALSGIEGRLFAPLGQAYIISILASLVVSITLTPVMAYYLLPGLKRLDEHESGLVRVLKRFNGWLLLRAFAHGRLVMATVAAAVILAGTAAVFLPRAFLPPFNEGSFTVTAAFSPGISLSESDRVGLIAEKLVLEIPEVRSVGRRTGRAELDEHAEGVHSSDLEIDLKPGGRPKAELVADIRERLKVLPVSINVGQPISHRLDHMLSGVRAEIALKVFGEDLDTLRSLAEDLRRRMANIPGIADLQVEKLVRIPQLEIRVDYTRAALYGVQPAALVEQLSRLSNGQVVSRVVDGYRRFDVVMRLPDTMRTTQRLGDLLIETPSGWVPARQIADIRETDGPNQILRENARRRIVVQANTDGKTDMTGIVAAIQREMAATKLPNGYTTNLEGSFQAQSEASRTIGTLSLLSLGMIFALLYSRYRSVVFTLIILGSIPLALIGSVLALWLAGQPLSVASMIGFITLTGIATRNGILKISHYLNLALHEGLPFGRDLVIRGTLERLTPVLMTALSAGVALVPLMIGAEEPGKEILHPVAVTIFGGLVSATLLDTVLTPLLFLTFGRKALERLRTASVRSPAAPAGIEPRPVEAF comes from the coding sequence ATGTTCACGTTCCTCGTCTCGCGGTCCCTCGGGAACCGCACTCTGGTCCTCGCCATCGCGGCGGTGCTGGTGCTCTACGGCGCCTTCACCGTCACCAAGCTGCCGGTCGACGTCTTCCCCGACCTGAACAGGCCCACCGTCACGGTCATGACGGAGGCCGAGGGCCTCGCCCCGCAGGAGGTGGAGCAACTCGTCTCCTTCCCCATCGAGACCCAGATGAACGGCCTTCCTGGGGTGAGCCGCGTGCGCTCGGTCTCGGGCGTCGGCCTGTCGGTGATCTACGTCGAGTTCGACTGGGGCACCGACATCTATCGCAACCGCCAGCAGGTGGGCGAGCGCCTCGCGATGGTGCGGCCCCAGCTTCCGGCCAATGTCAGCCCGATGATGGGCCCGATCTCCTCCATCATGGGGCAGATCGTGATGGTGGCCGTCACCGGCGACACCGTTTCGGCCATGGAGCTGCGCGAGATCGCGGACTTCACGATCCGCCCGCGCCTCCTCTCGATTCCCGGCGTGGCGCAGGTCATCCCGATGGGCGGCGAGGTCCGACAGTTCCGGATCGCACCCCAGCCCACCGCCATGCGGGCGCTGGGCGTCACCTACGAGCAGGTGGAGAAGGCCCTCCAGCAGTTCGGGACCAACACCGGCGGCGGCTTCACCGACCAGTACGCCCGCGAGTACCTGATCCGGAACGTCGCCCGGACCATGAACCTCGACGACCTTCGCAACATGGTCGTGGCGACCGTCGACAAGCGCCCGGTCTATCTTCGCCAGGTCGCGGACGTCTCCTTCGGGGCCAAGACCAAGCGCGGCGACAGCGGCTACATGGGCGCTCCGGCCGTGGTTGTCTCGGTGGAGAAGCAGCCCGGCGTCGACACCGTCCGCCTGACCGAGACCATCGAGGCCGCGCTCAAGGAGATCGGCACGAGCCTGCCCAAGGGCGTCCAGGCGGACCGGCTCATCTTCCGGCAGGCCAACTTCATCGAGACCTCGATCCATAACGTCGAGAAGGTGCTGCTGGAGGCCGTCGCCGTGGTGGCGGTGGTGCTCTTCGCCTTCCTCCTCAACGTGCGCACCACGGTGATCTCGCTGACCGCGATCCCAGTCTCCATCCTGACCACGGCGGTGATCTTCCACTTCCTCGGGCTGTCCATCAACACGATGACGCTCGGCGGCCTTGCCATCGCCATCGGCGAGCTCGTCGACGACGCCGTGGTGGACGTCGAGAACATCTTCCGCAGGCTTCGCGAGAACCGGGCAGTGGGGAACCCGCGTTCCGTGTTCGACGTGGTTGTGTCGGCCTCGCAGGAGGTGCGCTCGGGCATCGTCTACGCCACGATGGTCATCGTCCTGGTGTTCGTGCCGCTGTTCGCCCTGTCGGGCATCGAGGGCCGCCTCTTCGCGCCGCTGGGTCAGGCCTACATCATCTCGATCCTGGCAAGCCTCGTCGTCTCCATCACCCTCACGCCGGTGATGGCCTACTACCTGCTGCCCGGCCTCAAGCGGTTGGACGAGCACGAGAGCGGCCTGGTGCGCGTGCTCAAGCGCTTCAACGGCTGGCTCCTGCTGCGTGCCTTCGCCCATGGGCGGCTCGTGATGGCCACGGTCGCCGCCGCCGTGATCCTCGCCGGCACGGCCGCGGTGTTCCTGCCACGCGCCTTCCTGCCGCCCTTCAACGAGGGCTCGTTCACGGTCACCGCCGCCTTCAGCCCCGGGATATCGCTCTCCGAGAGCGACCGGGTCGGCCTCATCGCCGAGAAGCTGGTCCTTGAGATCCCGGAGGTCCGCTCCGTCGGCCGCCGCACCGGCCGGGCCGAGCTCGACGAACATGCCGAGGGGGTGCATTCCTCCGACCTGGAGATCGACCTTAAGCCCGGCGGCCGGCCCAAGGCCGAACTGGTGGCCGACATCCGGGAGCGCCTGAAGGTGCTGCCGGTCTCCATCAACGTCGGCCAGCCGATCTCGCACCGCCTCGACCACATGCTCTCGGGCGTCCGCGCCGAGATTGCCCTAAAAGTGTTCGGCGAGGACCTCGACACCCTGCGCAGCCTCGCCGAGGATTTGCGGCGGCGCATGGCCAATATCCCGGGCATCGCCGACCTCCAGGTCGAGAAGCTGGTCCGAATCCCGCAATTGGAAATCCGGGTCGACTACACCCGGGCGGCCCTCTACGGCGTCCAGCCGGCGGCGCTCGTCGAGCAACTCAGCCGCCTGTCCAATGGCCAGGTCGTGTCCCGCGTGGTGGACGGCTACCGCCGCTTCGACGTGGTGATGCGGCTGCCCGACACCATGCGCACTACGCAGCGCCTGGGCGACCTCCTGATCGAGACGCCCTCGGGATGGGTCCCCGCCCGCCAGATCGCCGATATCCGCGAGACTGACGGACCGAACCAGATCCTGCGCGAGAATGCCCGCCGCCGGATCGTGGTCCAGGCCAACACCGACGGCAAGACCGACATGACCGGGATCGTGGCGGCCATCCAGCGGGAGATGGCGGCGACCAAGCTACCCAACGGCTACACGACGAACCTGGAAGGGTCGTTCCAGGCGCAGTCCGAGGCGAGCCGAACCATCGGCACGCTCTCGCTCCTGTCGCTGGGGATGATCTTCGCCTTGCTCTACAGCCGGTACCGGTCGGTCGTGTTCACGCTGATCATCCTCGGCAGCATCCCCCTGGCGCTCATCGGTTCGGTGCTGGCCCTTTGGCTGGCGGGTCAGCCCTTGTCGGTCGCGTCGATGATCGGGTTCATCACGCTGACGGGCATCGCCACGCGCAACGGCATCCTGAAGATCAGCCACTACCTCAACCTCGCCCTGCACGAGGGGCTGCCGTTCGGGCGCGACCTGGTCATCCGGGGTACCCTGGAGCGCCTGACGCCGGTACTGATGACGGCGCTCTCGGCGGGCGTGGCCCTGGTCCCGCTGATGATCGGGGCCGAGGAGCCGGGCAAGGAGATCCTGCACCCCGTGGCGGTGACGATCTTCGGCGGCTTGGTCAGCGCCACCCTGCTCGACACGGTGCTGACGCCGCTCCTGTTCCTCACCTTCGGACGGAAAGCCTTGGAGCGGTTGCGAACCGCCTCCGTCCGCAGCCCCGCCGCCCCGGCCGGTATCGAGCCCCGTCCGGTCGAGGCGTTCTAG
- a CDS encoding efflux RND transporter periplasmic adaptor subunit — protein MMRRNPLAAALSAAALLLCLWGGAAPAHEGHDHGEEAKSAPAVTAPRGVSSSDAFEVVVVARNGALMVYVDRTGSNEPVTGATVQAETPEGAVTATATPDGAYLVDAHWSEKPGAYDLTFTVTLADGTSDVFPVELEVPEPPAATAGPPTAWTSGLAIAHDFQHHLTQADPMAFVIGGTGFVLGVGLTLLLGRRRSAPAVAVLVLAAGVVLAPRANAHEGHDHGNEPKTLMAAPNGASRDVAQRLPDGSVFMPKPTQRLLTIRTVVTATSALARTTEMPGRVITDPNASGVVQSSVGGRLSPPPSGVFPRLGTPVAKGDVLAFVTPPIQAVDASDMRQRQGELDQQIAIVQRRVERFQKLAPGGAVSQVQLDEANAELSGLKDRRTALDKIRLQPEPLIAPVSGVIAEANAMAGQMASPGTMVFQITDPAKLWVEALSFEALAPAQNASARLADGRTLTLNYRGAGLADRSQAVPVQFAIEGEQPDLRTGQFVTVHASSSAPLQGLALPRASVVRSANGQALVYEHTQAERFEPREVQVEPLDAARVLVVSGIGNGKRVVTQGAELINQVR, from the coding sequence ATGATGCGTCGTAATCCGTTGGCCGCTGCCCTGAGCGCGGCGGCGCTGCTGCTTTGCCTATGGGGCGGAGCCGCCCCTGCCCATGAGGGCCACGACCATGGAGAGGAGGCGAAGTCCGCTCCCGCGGTCACCGCTCCCCGCGGCGTATCGAGTTCGGACGCCTTCGAGGTCGTGGTCGTGGCCCGCAACGGCGCGCTGATGGTCTACGTCGACCGCACCGGCAGCAACGAGCCCGTGACCGGGGCCACCGTCCAGGCGGAAACGCCCGAGGGCGCCGTAACCGCGACCGCGACGCCGGACGGGGCCTACCTGGTCGACGCCCATTGGAGCGAGAAGCCGGGCGCCTACGACCTGACCTTCACCGTGACCCTGGCCGACGGCACGAGCGATGTTTTTCCCGTGGAGCTTGAGGTGCCCGAGCCTCCCGCCGCCACGGCAGGTCCGCCCACCGCCTGGACGAGCGGCCTCGCCATCGCCCACGATTTCCAGCACCACCTGACCCAGGCTGATCCGATGGCGTTCGTCATCGGCGGTACCGGCTTCGTGCTCGGCGTCGGCCTCACGCTCCTGCTCGGACGACGCCGCTCGGCACCGGCCGTGGCGGTCCTGGTTCTGGCGGCGGGCGTCGTGTTGGCGCCGAGGGCCAACGCCCACGAGGGCCACGACCACGGGAACGAGCCCAAGACCCTGATGGCGGCGCCGAACGGCGCCAGCCGGGACGTGGCCCAGCGCCTGCCGGACGGCAGCGTATTCATGCCCAAGCCGACCCAGCGCCTCCTGACCATCCGCACGGTGGTGACGGCCACGAGCGCCTTGGCCCGCACCACCGAGATGCCGGGCCGGGTCATCACCGACCCGAATGCGAGCGGAGTCGTGCAGTCTTCCGTCGGCGGGCGCCTGTCGCCGCCGCCCTCGGGGGTGTTCCCGCGGCTGGGCACACCTGTCGCCAAGGGCGACGTGCTCGCCTTCGTCACCCCTCCAATCCAGGCGGTGGACGCCTCGGACATGCGCCAGCGTCAGGGCGAGCTCGACCAGCAGATCGCCATCGTGCAGCGGCGCGTCGAACGCTTCCAGAAGTTGGCCCCGGGCGGTGCGGTCTCGCAGGTCCAGCTCGACGAGGCCAACGCCGAACTGTCCGGGCTTAAGGACAGGCGCACCGCCCTCGACAAGATCCGCCTTCAGCCCGAACCGTTGATCGCACCCGTCTCCGGCGTCATCGCCGAGGCCAACGCCATGGCCGGCCAGATGGCGAGCCCGGGTACGATGGTCTTCCAGATCACCGACCCTGCGAAGCTATGGGTCGAGGCCCTCAGCTTCGAGGCCCTGGCGCCGGCCCAGAACGCCTCGGCTCGGTTGGCCGACGGACGCACCCTGACTCTGAACTACCGCGGCGCCGGATTGGCCGACCGCAGCCAGGCCGTACCCGTTCAATTCGCCATCGAGGGCGAGCAACCCGACCTGCGCACCGGCCAGTTCGTGACGGTGCACGCCAGCAGCAGCGCCCCCCTGCAAGGTCTCGCGCTCCCTCGGGCAAGCGTCGTGCGCTCCGCCAACGGGCAGGCCCTCGTCTACGAACACACGCAGGCGGAACGTTTCGAGCCGCGCGAGGTGCAGGTCGAGCCCCTCGATGCCGCCCGGGTGCTGGTGGTCTCCGGCATTGGGAACGGCAAGCGGGTCGTGACCCAAGGCGCCGAACTCATCAACCAGGTTCGGTGA
- a CDS encoding DUF2946 family protein: MTLTRQTWRCLAAILMIVAFVMPSVVHAHVGHTHGPTLVAAVDDGQTAVSEGSQVGHDHAGDTNKSKAHAACCAACACHGGLTVTEAAAVGRVWRSLRLALGPADLAPPSRAPEALPEPPRSFA, translated from the coding sequence ATGACCCTGACCCGACAAACATGGCGCTGTCTGGCCGCGATCCTGATGATCGTGGCCTTCGTCATGCCGTCGGTGGTCCACGCTCACGTCGGCCATACGCACGGCCCGACGCTGGTGGCGGCAGTCGACGATGGCCAAACGGCGGTCTCCGAGGGCTCGCAGGTCGGCCACGATCATGCCGGGGACACCAACAAGTCCAAGGCGCATGCGGCCTGCTGTGCGGCGTGTGCCTGCCATGGCGGGTTGACGGTTACGGAAGCCGCCGCGGTCGGGCGCGTCTGGCGCTCGCTGCGCCTGGCGCTCGGACCCGCGGATCTCGCACCCCCGAGCCGAGCGCCAGAGGCGCTGCCCGAGCCCCCTCGATCCTTCGCCTGA